The Bos indicus x Bos taurus breed Angus x Brahman F1 hybrid chromosome 3, Bos_hybrid_MaternalHap_v2.0, whole genome shotgun sequence genome segment TAGAAGTCACACAATCTATATTCTAGCTGAGCAACTTCAACAAGCCATTTAATCGAAGCCTcagtttggacttccctggtagcacagctggtcaagaatccgcctgcaatgtgggagacctgggttcgatccttgggttgagaagagcccctggaggagtgcatggcaacccactccaatattctagtctggagaattcccacagacagaggagcctggcaggctgcagtccatggggttgcagagtcagatgtgaaagtgttagtcacttcagtcgtgtctctttgcgaccccatggtctgtagcctgccaggttcctctgtccatgggattctccaggtgagaatactggagtgggttgccattcccttctccaaaagagttggatgcaattgagtgactaagcacagcacagcacaatcctcagtttccttctcaaTCATAGAGGATAATTATCTAAGACTACCACAAAGGTTATTTGAGGACTAAATAAGAAATTGTGACTTTTGTCAGTCACATACATCTCTAGAAATCTAGTGAAATTGTGTAACTCTTCAAAATTTCCCATAAGTATATATTACACAAAATTGTGCAAGTACTTTCAGGGGATCAAGGATTTCTTGAAGTTTATTCCCAGACCCCTGGTTAAGAATCACTGATACATGTGGAAGTATTAGGTAAAGGCTCCACAGAAGTCCAATCATATTACCTCAGTTTTCAGGGTTCTTTTCTGTAGACATGGAACCTGAGACCAGTCTGGAGATCCAAATTTCATTGGCCAGGTGACTTTCtgaggttcctttttctctagttTATATGTGCCAGggctagaaaaaaatataaaaccttaTGTTGAAGAGTTAGTGACCACCACAATTCTAGTTtggagaaatcccacagacagaggagcctggcaggctacagtccatggggtcgcaaagagttggatgtgaaaGTTTTAACCACTTcattagtgtctgactctctgtgacctcatggactgcagcctgtcagattcttctgtccatgggattctccaggcaggaatactggagtgggttgtagtGACCATAAACTTCATCAGTACTACCTGTGTACCTGAACTAGTCCTAACTCTTTTGGAAAAGGCAACAGACTGATTAGATCTTAATGTCAGGTAAGCATAGGGTTCCTTTGCCTGCTAATGTGTTTCTAAATAGGTGTTAGTGTTCAAGATTTGTAGTCCTGACATTTCAGTGAAGGTAAAAATCAGCTCTAGTTTAAGCTATTTCTGTAACCTCACTCTTCTTAACCGAGAAACCAAGAGATCCCAGAAGTGGTGGATGATAATAGAGATTTGCCACAGTGATGCTAATTAGTACACATGATGTGAAATTTCTCAACAATAGGGTATTTTGTCTTGCCTTTGTtcatatcattttgtcttttggtGTAGACACTTAACTGTGGAAATAAGATGTAGAGTGGACATGGGAAACAAGCTTCATCACCTCCACTTCTTTACTAGAACCTTAAGAAAGTTACATTTCCTCTCTCATCCTTGGAATTCTCACTAGTAAAAGAAACACCTTGACCATGCCCTATAATTTTCAATGGCTTCCTAAAGCACTGAGACCACCTCCCTTGGTCTATGAGGTTTATGGACTCTAGCCCTTATTCCTCCTCTGTTCTCATTTTCTCCTTGCCCACTACACTGTAGCCACACtagccttctttcttttttccacacaCCTCCCAACTACAGCCTTTGTACTTGCAGTTCCTTCTGCCTGGGAAGCTCTCGGCCTAGATCTTCACAGGGTCAGTTCAATCTTGTCATTGTGCTTTCAGATGAAGTCACTGTGCTTTCATTTCCCAGAAAGACCAATCCTTGCCAAAGTAGATTCCAGCCATCACTCCATACCACATCATCTTTGtaaaaaatattactatttttatttacttatttattttaggctgtactgggtctttgttggttcACAAGCTCTCTCTCTAGATgcaatgagcaggggctactctccagttgcagtatgtgggcttctcatagcGGCAGCACCTCTTgctgtgaagcatgggctctagggagtGCCGGCTTcactagttgtggctcccaggctctagagcacaggctcagtagttgtggtgcatgggcttagttgctccaaggcatgccagatctttccagatcagggatccaacccgtttctcctgcatttccaggcagattctttaccactaagtcaccagggaagccccccgtCTATTATATCATCTTGTTTGGTGTTATTCAGCACTCCACCAGGTCCCCATACTTCCTGGTGTGCCTGTGGTAGCTCCAGCTCATGGCTACTGTCTTGGTATAATTATTAATGAGACCCCCTTTAAAGTCTAAGAAGTGTCACATGCTGACTAATAAATTATATGGTCATTATTACCActgattattttcttgtttatttgcttCTCATCTGTCTGGactctagaatgtaagctccaagaAATGATGATGGGTGTAATGCAAAATCTTTGGAACCTACACAACTTCTTggctttttataaatatttattgaatgaatcacCACAGTCTACAATTTTATAATTCTAGAGACCTGGAAGGCAAGAGGTTGAATCTTTAAAGATAGATGGTTTCTTATTTAGAGGGCGTGGTTGGGATGTAACCCCTTTTTGTACTTCCTTTCCTATTGCTCTTTGTTGAAGTGCACCAGAAGAAGGGGCACATACCCAGGATAACAAGGGTCCTTTGAGTATGTCCGAAAGCGAGGTGACAAGGTATTAAATGGAGCAAAATTTGGTTTGTGTGTTTGCTCCTGAAGATTGACTGTCTGGTACATGCCTGGGTAAGGTGTCACATCCTGTTTCCAAGAGAAAGATCAATATGTCAGAGGgtgatgtatatatatgtaaagattTCTAAGTAGAAAAAACAAAGTCATCCTCCCCCTCTTCATGTGTCAGCTATGGTTTATAGAATTAGGCCCACAGTAGGTTGAAAACCAAGATAAGAGTATTGTTCAGCTACCTAAAGGTACCTAATGTTTTGGCTATAGAAATAAACCTATGGGGGCAGAGAGTCAAGGTAACCTATTGTAGCTACTATCCCCACCATCCCACCATCCCACCATCCCACTCAGATTTTCTTTTGGAGCCAGTATCCCTCTCCCTGAGCTTAAGTATCAAGAAAATGTCCAACAAGAGATTAGGAACCTATACTGAAGACTTGAAATCCAATCACACAAAAAGGTTAAGAAGttagaactgatttttttaactgatattatactatatattacatataattatatgatGCATATAAACAAAGCTTCCAGTATTTTATCAGCAGGTGTCTCAGGACTGAAGCTCTGCCTTGGTACCATTTCTTCTGAGAATTATTTTCCATTCTCCCaggacactcacacacacatttcccaCATTAACACCCAAGTTTTCATGTAGACTCCTTAGTAGCTTTTGTCCAGATGACTTTCATCTTGAATTTCAGGACATACTTTAGGTAACCTCCAACTGTGCTCCTCAATGAAAAtacatgcagcaacatggatcaCACTGAAATCTAAGCACGTTCAGCCATTTCTAACCTTGTTCTTTGGCTTAAACCTCACAGCTGTTCTGGCTCCAAAACCATATCCTTTTATACTGGTTGGGATCTTAGCGAGGCTGTATGCCAAGTCTTTACTCTTCATGTgttatgtagaaaacaaacaaagacaaAACATGCATAGAGAACATTATAGTTATTAAAACAGAGTGGTCTCAGAGTATCCCTGAATCTTCTCTGCTCAAGTTGCCCTTTCTTTCTTGATTCCTCTGAATCAAGACCAAACAGTTACATATGTAACATAGGCTTCTCTACAAAGAAATGTGGCTGGATAGGTAGAGTGAATGACATTCGAATCCAGTGAATCCACTATTCTGAGCCCCACAGAGCTGAATCAGCTTTATATGGTTTCAACTGAATCTGATTATGATTTCATAAACTACCTACCAGCACAGACACAGTAGGTTTGGACTA includes the following:
- the LOC113889478 gene encoding protein pitchfork isoform X2 → MCFSQAETLVNYSFGTCQHRKIFPHFFPSDLLGNKFLPIRGVPHRGPGCYIAEEVNLAYSLAKIPTSIKGYGFGARTAVRFKPKNKDVTPYPGMYQTVNLQEQTHKPNFAPFNTLSPRFRTYSKDPCYPGPGTYKLEKKEPQKVTWPMKFGSPDWSQVPCLQKRTLKTELSTDKDFRKHRNRLAYLSLYYN
- the LOC113889478 gene encoding protein pitchfork isoform X3, whose translation is MCFSQAETLVNYSFGTCQHRKIFPHFFPSDLLGNKFLPIRGVPHRGPGCYIAEEDVTPYPGMYQTVNLQEQTHKPNFAPFNTLSPRFRTYSKDPCYPGPGTYKLEKKEPQKVTWPMKFGSPDWSQVPCLQKRTLKTELSTDKDFRKHRNRLAYLSLYYN
- the LOC113889478 gene encoding protein pitchfork isoform X1 translates to MCFSQAETLVNYSFGTCQHRKIFPHFFPSDLLGNKFLPIRGVPHRGPGCYIAEESKDLAYSLAKIPTSIKGYGFGARTAVRFKPKNKDVTPYPGMYQTVNLQEQTHKPNFAPFNTLSPRFRTYSKDPCYPGPGTYKLEKKEPQKVTWPMKFGSPDWSQVPCLQKRTLKTELSTDKDFRKHRNRLAYLSLYYN